Sequence from the Bremerella volcania genome:
AGATCGCCGACCAGTTGATCGAAGTCGAAAGCGAAAACGATCAGGTCACGCTGAGCGGCTATGTTGGCAACCCTCGCTTCAGCCGCAGCAACAACCGGATGCAGTATCTGTTTTTGAACGGACGCTTCATCAAGGACCGTGCCCTGCAGCATGCGCTGGGGGAAGCGTACCGGGGACTGCTGCTGCATGGTCGTTATCCGATTTCGTTCCTGCGGATGTCGATGCCGCCGGAGATGGTGGACGTGAACGTCCATCCGACCAAGCTGGAGGTGCGTTTTCAAGACAGCGGGCGAATCTACAGCCAACTGCTGGGAACATTGCGGACGAAGTTTCTCAGCTCGGATCTGGACGCGACTTATCGTCCCCCAGGCGAAGAGTCGAGCACGGTTCACGGCGATACGCAATCCGCCGAAGCCCTGCGCGAAGAACTGGTCGCCTGGGCTAAGGGAGCCGTCGACACGGATGCTCCTTCCCACGGCTCCGGCGATCGTCGCCAGACCGACTTCGATCTCGACTTCCGTTCCCCCAATCGCACGCCGCTACAGCTCAATCCGATCGATCGGTCGACCGTCGGGGCAGGCAGCTTGCCGTTGCCGCCGATTCCCAGCGGGGTCACGCCGGCTCATCTTCGCGACCGGGAAGATATCGCAGAAGAACCAATCGAGCCTACTCCCATGCCCACGCAAGGAGGTGGCGTCGGTTCACAACAACGGGCCATTCAATTGCACAATCGCTATCTGATTGCCGAGACCGATGAAGGAATGGCGGTGATCGATCAGCATGCCCTGCACGAACGCATTCTCTACGAAGAGCTTCGCGAAAAGGCTCTTGCGCGGCGGCTGGAGGTGCAGCGGCTGTTAGTGCCGGAGACGTTGAATCTCTCGGCCCAGGAATTTGCCGCGGTCGACGCCGCCACCGAAACGCTGCATCAGGTGGGGATCGAAGTCGAGGCGTTCGGCGGCGACACGATCCTGATTCGCAGCTATCCGGCCATCCTCGGACGTCGTAAGCCGGCGGAAATCGTGCGGGAAGTGGTCGATCAACTGCTGACCGAAGGGAAGAATCTCGAAAAAAGAGATCTTTTGGACGAACTGCTGCACATGATGTCGTGCAAGGCGGCCATCAAGGCCGGAGATCGACTCTCCAGCGAGGAAATCGACGCTTTGCTCGAATTGCGGCATCTTTGCCAGGACGCCCACCACTGCCCGCATGGCCGCCCCACGGCATTAGTCTTTACAAAAGAGGAACTCGACCGGAGATTCCAACGCACGTAAAATAGTGAGTTTACCCTGGCTAGGGCATCGTGCCCCCGTCATGCCTATCCCCGTCGTCCCCCTTCGAGGTCTTCCGGCTTCGAGATGATTTCATGATCTGCGTCAGTATCGGCCGCGGCCGACATAAACATATCGTTGCCGAGCACAAGCACCTGGTCGAACAGGGGGCTCAGTTGTGCGAGTTGCGTCTCGATTACATCAACGGGACGATCAAACTCAAACGCCTGCTCGACAATCGCCCCAGCCCGGTGGTGATCACCTATCGCCGCGAGCGTGACGGCGGTCGCTATGCCGGCGACGAACAAGAACGCCAAATGGTCCTCCGCACGGCGATCGCCGAGCAGGTCGACTACGTGGACCTGGAAGAGGACATTGCGGCCTCGATTCCTCGTTACGGCAAGACGAAGCGGATCATCAGTTACCACAACTTCCGCGAAACGCCAGCCGACCTGGAAGGCCTGCACCGGCGAATGCAGCAGCTCGATCCCGACATCATCAAGATCGCCACCATGGCGAACTCGCCGCAAGACAACGTCCGCATCCTGGAGTTGGCCCGCCGAAGCGAGATCCCCACGATTGGTCTCTGCATGGGAGACATGGGAATGCCGTCGCGCATTCTCGGGGGACGTTTCGGTTGTCCGTTTACCTATGCGACCAGTTCCAACGAGCGAACGCTGGCACCCGGGCAGATCGGTTTCCGGCAGATGGTCGATCTCTACCGATACGAAGAGATCACCGACGACACCGAACTTTATGGCGTGGTGGCCGATCCGATCGGACACAGTCTGAGCCCTCACCTGCACAATGCGGCCTTCAGCGAGCAGGGAATGAATCGCCGCTATCTTCCCTTCCGCGTGCCGCGCGAACACCTGGGTGTCTTCTTCACCGAGGTTTGCCCCCAACTGGGCGTCAAAGGCTTGAGCATCACGATTCCTCACAAGGAAGCCGCGGTCAACTTTGTCCGGCGGCCTGATGAAGCGGTCAAGGGCGTCGGGGCGACCAACACGATCGTTTTCGAGGAGGGTGGTCCCTCAGGCTTCAACACCGATTGCGACTCGGCGATGGAAAGCCTGGACACGATGCTTTTGCCCGAGCAGCAAGGCGGTTCGCTCGAAGGGGTCAAGGTGCTGGTGCTGGGCAGTGGCGGCGTGTCTCGCGCGATTGTCTGGTCGTTGATTCAGCGGAAAGCCACGGTGGTCATTTCCAGCCGCACGCTCGAGAACGCCGAAGAACTGGCCGCGCATTTCAAGTGTCGTCACATTCACTGGGAAGACCGCGGATCGGTTCAGCCTGACGTGCTCATCAACGGCACGCCGGTCGGCATGCACCCCAACGTCAATGAAACGCCTTTCGAGAAGCGTTGGATCAAGCCGAGCATGATCGTCTTCGACACGGTCTACAATCCGGAGCAAACGCTGCTGATCAAAGAAGCCAGGGCCGTGGGTGCCCGGGTGGTGACCGGGGTCGAAATGTTCGTTCGCCAGGCAGCGCTTCAGTTCAAGCACTTTACCGGCGTCGAGACTTCGCGCGAGCTGATGCGAAGCACGCTCAAGCGGCTGACCGGTGCGGTCCGAACAGGTTAACTGGTCGCAGCGACATGAATCTGGCACTCATCGGATATCGTGGAACCGGCAAGTCGCACGTTGCCAGGCTGCTCGCCGGGCAGCTGAAGTGGCCGCTGGTCGATGCCGATATTCATGTGGAAAAGCAAGCCGGCAAATCGATCGCCGACATCTTCGCCGAAGTCGGCGAGCCAGGCTTTCGCGATCTTGAGTCGCAAGCGTTGATCGAACTGACTCAGGGGTCGCACTATGTCTTGTCCCTGGGGGGCGGCGTGATCTTGCGGGAAGAGAACCGCCAGCGGATTGCCGATTGCTGCTTTACCGTTTGGCTGACGGCTTCGCCGGAAGAGATCGCCCGGCGACTATCGGGAGACGCATCGACCCAGGCCCGCCGTCCCAGCTTGACCGGCAAATCGACTTTGGAAGAAATCGAAGAAGTACTGGCCAGGCGGATACCTCTCTACCGGCAAAGCGCCAACCTAACAGTCGATACCGAAGGCAAGTCGCCGCAAGAGGTGACGCAAACGATCCTGGATCAACTCCCGTCGTCTTTAGTGAAGAAAGAACAGTAACGTGGCTTGGTGGGAGAATCTCGTCGCCCTGTGGGTTGGACTACCGCTGAACGTGCGACTCGTGGGGCTGTTCGTCATCGGGGCGATCGTGGCCGGGCAACTGAACCGGGCCATCTATCGCTGGACATGGGTCCCCAAGAATTACGATCCGTGGAGCAAACCTCATCCCGACGCTCCGCCGCGCATCCTGTTCGATAAAGTTCCGATCTTCGGTTGGCTTGGCCTGGCGCGGGAAAGCAAGGTCCACAAAACCGCGCACTGGGTGCAGCCGCTATTGATTGAACTGGGCTGTGGGTTTTTCTTTGCCTGGTATTACCACTGGGTGACCTCCGGCGAACTGGTGCCGGTCACGGTCAATGTTCCATTGAGTGACGCGGCACTGCACGCGATATATCTGCAGCACATCGTGTTGATCTCGTTCATGGTGATCGCCACGTTCGTCGACTTCGATTCGCGCACGATCCCCGACTACGTCACCCTGCCGGGCTTTCTGGTGGCAATGGTCTTCTGTTGGCTGCTTCCTTTCGTGGGACTGCCGATGCCGGATGGTCCTCCGTTTTTTGGACTTTCGCAGCCGGGCTCGCAGTTGGATGCGATCCCGCTGCATGCGGCCGCGCTAAGCAAGTGGCCCGATGCCTGGAATGGAAGTTCCGCCTTGGCGGTTGGTTTGGTGCTGGCGGTCGGCTGGTGGTTTGCTCTTTGCCCGAAGCTGATCTGGTTTCGTGGAGGAATCACCAAGTTCTTTCGTTACCTGGTCGCCAGCTTCATCCGCTACTCACTGAACTGGTTTTACCTGGGGATGCTGGTGCTGTTGATCGCTTTCGTCTCCGCCGCATGGCTCTGGGGCGGCGAGGCCGTCTGGCAGGCGGTCTTCTCGGCGCTGCTGGGAATGGCCTTCGCTGGGCTGTTGATCTGGCTGGTCCGCTTCTTTGCGAGCCTGGCGATGGGACAGGAAGCGATGGGTTTCGGCGACGTCACGCTCATGTGCATGATCGGGGCCTACATCGGCTGGCAACCGGTGATGGTGATCTTCTTTCTGGCACCGTTCATTGCGTGCGTGTTTGCGGTGGTGAATTACCTGTTGACCGGCGACGCGTACCTGGCCTACGGACCGTATCTGTGCATCGGAACGTTGATCGCGATGATCTTCTGGGGCCGGCTGTGGCAGCAGTACGGACCCCTCTTGCAACTGGGGCCATGGCTGCCGGCGCTGTTTTTGGCACTGCCGGTGGTGCTGGGTGGCATGCTGATGGCTTGGGTCTGGATCAAGTTCACGTTCATCTATCCGGACGAAGCTTAAGAGCGGTTCCAATTCATCTGTAGCGTCCTTGGCTGGCTGCGGCTGCGCGGGACTTCGTTGACCTGCATCGACGAATCTAGAGGATTCGCCTGCTTCGGTCGCCTTGTCCAGCTTGCCTCGCCGACGCCCAGGCCGCTACAGCTAACTTGGAAACGCTCTTGCGGCATAATCGCTACAAGCGGACCCTAAACGGTGAGCTATCCTTGCTTCGAGGACCTCACCCATGCTTTGGCCAGAAACGACCCGCAACCTGAACGATGCCGCCGACCTTGTACGTCGGCGGCGCTATGGCGTTATCCGAGTGGAGTCGGGCACGTTCCACTCGCTAACGCTACGTCCGTGGCCGAAGCTGATTTCCCGTTTGGAGATCGAAACGCTCGGCCGCTGGAAGCATTGCCGAGGTGGGGATCACGTTCGGTTGTATTACAACTTCCCGATCAGTTCGCCGGGCTTTCTCGCGCTGGCTTATATTGAGTCGACCCGGCAGACGACCTGGAAGACGCTGCGCCGGAGCGTGGAAGTTCTGGACTGGGTGGCGGAAGTACGCGGGGCGAATGCCAGCGTGTGCGAGCTTTCCAACGAGAAGATCAGCGCGCGGTTGATGCACCGCCTGGGGTGGGAACCCCACTGCGAGCACCTTTCAGGCCGGCACTTCATCAAACGCTTCTATGGCGAGTATCCCCAGCATGCATGGCTGCCGCAGCCGGACAAGCCGCTGGACAACTTCCGCCGCGCGATCGAATCTCTTGATCTGGCCACGGGTTTCGCGGATGCCGAGCCTGAAATCGACCTTGTCGACGATAAGGTGGGTTGTTAATATCCGCCGCAATTCCTGATTTTGCCTCAAGTTTTCCCGGCCCTTAGTCGACACGGCCTGCCATGTTTCGTTTTTGCTGTTTCACCATGGTCTCGCTAGCACTTGCTGGCTTGGGCTGCAATCAAAATGCAGCCTGGCGGCAGCAGCAAGTCCTTGCGCAGCAGCAAACCCAGGCTCAGATCGCCGAGTTCGAACGC
This genomic interval carries:
- the mutL gene encoding DNA mismatch repair endonuclease MutL; this translates as MPKIQQLSASVVNKIAAGEVIERPASAVKELMENSLDAGATRIDVTIEHGGAELIRIADDGCGIAPEDMPLTIASHATSKIGSAEDLFHVRTLGFRGEALASISEVSQFLLRSRTRDADCGSEMLVHGGNVQEAQPCGCPPGTIIEIRNLFYNTPVRKKFLKTTQTEFGHISEAFTRMALAYPQVHFTLKHGTRLVHDLPPCHDLRERIRIFFGAEIADQLIEVESENDQVTLSGYVGNPRFSRSNNRMQYLFLNGRFIKDRALQHALGEAYRGLLLHGRYPISFLRMSMPPEMVDVNVHPTKLEVRFQDSGRIYSQLLGTLRTKFLSSDLDATYRPPGEESSTVHGDTQSAEALREELVAWAKGAVDTDAPSHGSGDRRQTDFDLDFRSPNRTPLQLNPIDRSTVGAGSLPLPPIPSGVTPAHLRDREDIAEEPIEPTPMPTQGGGVGSQQRAIQLHNRYLIAETDEGMAVIDQHALHERILYEELREKALARRLEVQRLLVPETLNLSAQEFAAVDAATETLHQVGIEVEAFGGDTILIRSYPAILGRRKPAEIVREVVDQLLTEGKNLEKRDLLDELLHMMSCKAAIKAGDRLSSEEIDALLELRHLCQDAHHCPHGRPTALVFTKEELDRRFQRT
- a CDS encoding prepilin peptidase, which gives rise to MAWWENLVALWVGLPLNVRLVGLFVIGAIVAGQLNRAIYRWTWVPKNYDPWSKPHPDAPPRILFDKVPIFGWLGLARESKVHKTAHWVQPLLIELGCGFFFAWYYHWVTSGELVPVTVNVPLSDAALHAIYLQHIVLISFMVIATFVDFDSRTIPDYVTLPGFLVAMVFCWLLPFVGLPMPDGPPFFGLSQPGSQLDAIPLHAAALSKWPDAWNGSSALAVGLVLAVGWWFALCPKLIWFRGGITKFFRYLVASFIRYSLNWFYLGMLVLLIAFVSAAWLWGGEAVWQAVFSALLGMAFAGLLIWLVRFFASLAMGQEAMGFGDVTLMCMIGAYIGWQPVMVIFFLAPFIACVFAVVNYLLTGDAYLAYGPYLCIGTLIAMIFWGRLWQQYGPLLQLGPWLPALFLALPVVLGGMLMAWVWIKFTFIYPDEA
- the aroE gene encoding shikimate dehydrogenase, producing the protein MICVSIGRGRHKHIVAEHKHLVEQGAQLCELRLDYINGTIKLKRLLDNRPSPVVITYRRERDGGRYAGDEQERQMVLRTAIAEQVDYVDLEEDIAASIPRYGKTKRIISYHNFRETPADLEGLHRRMQQLDPDIIKIATMANSPQDNVRILELARRSEIPTIGLCMGDMGMPSRILGGRFGCPFTYATSSNERTLAPGQIGFRQMVDLYRYEEITDDTELYGVVADPIGHSLSPHLHNAAFSEQGMNRRYLPFRVPREHLGVFFTEVCPQLGVKGLSITIPHKEAAVNFVRRPDEAVKGVGATNTIVFEEGGPSGFNTDCDSAMESLDTMLLPEQQGGSLEGVKVLVLGSGGVSRAIVWSLIQRKATVVISSRTLENAEELAAHFKCRHIHWEDRGSVQPDVLINGTPVGMHPNVNETPFEKRWIKPSMIVFDTVYNPEQTLLIKEARAVGARVVTGVEMFVRQAALQFKHFTGVETSRELMRSTLKRLTGAVRTG
- a CDS encoding shikimate kinase, with amino-acid sequence MNLALIGYRGTGKSHVARLLAGQLKWPLVDADIHVEKQAGKSIADIFAEVGEPGFRDLESQALIELTQGSHYVLSLGGGVILREENRQRIADCCFTVWLTASPEEIARRLSGDASTQARRPSLTGKSTLEEIEEVLARRIPLYRQSANLTVDTEGKSPQEVTQTILDQLPSSLVKKEQ